The Niastella koreensis GR20-10 genome includes a window with the following:
- a CDS encoding PKD domain-containing protein: MLHKLPRLFIFLHICISVALFSCKQEKVIPAHADFSYEIVNNNFTVPVKIRVTNNSSGGNQYKWTFENGTPATSEKRDPGEIVFNNAGSFNIKLETWNADSHDEKSVTVTMDSSVAIDFIPVILVNEYAPAQVTITNKTVGASSFSWTFAGGVPATASTQDPGTIAFAAPGDHAITLTVSNGRKEFTLSKTITIKQSLAPAFTIDPSFDDEDYQAPLNATLNNTSIAGITWKWTTTGGTISDDTARSPQIHFDNPGTYTITLTADNKKETKAVSNTITVLPNTNLRTFVNVQLGINTAHSDIGSFFSTSLRRKFYAGDNLSVVGKEIDIVYYGLNKNFIYNRFTSPDSASLYTFDPIPGATNETIINSIENSPYASQMTPAIFDAMTNDVPLKNIPVVYNDASWQQFNDATVPRIVLFKKSNGIKGAIKIRQFMQNERQSYIIVDIKVQKEPQ; the protein is encoded by the coding sequence ATGTTGCATAAACTGCCACGGCTGTTTATATTTCTGCATATATGCATAAGCGTAGCCCTGTTCTCCTGCAAACAGGAAAAGGTGATTCCCGCACATGCCGATTTCAGTTATGAAATTGTAAACAATAATTTTACCGTCCCGGTAAAGATCAGAGTTACCAATAACTCCTCGGGCGGAAACCAATACAAATGGACATTTGAAAACGGCACCCCGGCCACCTCTGAAAAGCGTGACCCGGGTGAAATTGTATTCAATAACGCCGGTTCCTTCAATATAAAACTCGAAACATGGAATGCCGACAGTCACGATGAAAAATCGGTTACGGTAACCATGGATAGTTCGGTAGCCATCGATTTTATCCCGGTGATCCTTGTTAACGAATATGCTCCCGCGCAGGTGACAATCACCAATAAAACCGTAGGGGCATCCAGCTTTAGCTGGACGTTCGCCGGCGGTGTGCCCGCCACGGCTTCCACCCAGGACCCCGGTACCATTGCATTTGCAGCTCCGGGCGATCATGCGATCACCCTCACGGTAAGCAATGGAAGAAAAGAATTTACACTTTCAAAAACCATCACCATTAAACAATCGCTGGCCCCGGCTTTTACAATTGATCCTTCCTTTGACGATGAGGATTACCAGGCGCCATTAAATGCGACGCTCAATAATACTTCAATTGCCGGTATAACCTGGAAATGGACCACAACGGGCGGTACCATCAGTGACGATACGGCCCGGTCGCCGCAAATTCATTTTGATAACCCCGGAACATATACCATAACGCTTACTGCCGATAATAAAAAGGAAACAAAAGCTGTTTCCAATACTATTACGGTGTTGCCCAATACCAACCTGCGCACTTTTGTTAATGTGCAACTGGGTATCAATACCGCTCACAGCGATATCGGAAGTTTTTTCTCTACCAGTCTCAGAAGGAAATTCTATGCGGGGGACAACCTGTCGGTGGTTGGAAAAGAGATCGACATCGTGTATTATGGACTGAACAAGAATTTTATTTATAACCGGTTTACAAGCCCCGATTCTGCCAGCCTGTATACATTCGACCCTATTCCCGGGGCCACGAATGAAACCATCATCAATTCTATCGAGAACTCGCCCTATGCTTCCCAGATGACGCCTGCCATTTTTGATGCCATGACAAACGATGTTCCGTTAAAAAACATTCCTGTTGTTTACAATGATGCATCGTGGCAACAGTTTAACGATGCCACGGTGCCCAGGATCGTGCTTTTCAAAAAAAGCAACGGAATAAAAGGCGCCATTAAGATCAGGCAGTTTATGCAGAATGAGCGGCAGTCTTATATAATCGTAGATATAAAAGTTCAGAAAGAACCGCAATAA
- a CDS encoding glycoside hydrolase family 95 protein, which produces MKKHSRRSIIKSGTLAAFSFSPLISNLNKAFGNSTLLRAEDPVEDLELWYQKPAEKWLEALPVGNGKLGGMVFGGPVQERISISEDTLWTGGPYQPAVEVAPETLASIRKLSFEGKFAEAQELVKQLQGKPHRQAAYQTVGEVQLNFSDITETSDYRRSLNLQNGVAGVQFTANGTFYKHKTFASYPDHVIVTRITAGKPIHLTITCTSLHPDKKLTIAGNNTLIMDGKNGDLVVEGDGTIPAALTWQCRVLVQIRGGVQTAVDNGIQVIGADEVLILTTAATSYVRYNDVSGKPDQLCAAVIKKCIAKSYDILFEAHLKDYQPLFNKVKLKLTNLAPSNLPTTERIKNFATGNDPSLAALYFQYGRYLLLTSSRPGSQPANLQGRWNDSLSASWGGKYTVNINTEMNYWPAQKTNLASCELPLLELVKDLAITGQITAQKTYHARGWVCHHNTDLWRSTAPIDSAFFGQWPTGGAWLCNHLYQHYLYSGDTAYLQELYPLMKGSARFFFDTLVQEPKHGWYVTSPSMSPENGRAKGVSNSPGPTMDMQILRELFTHCATAAAVLKKDADFQKACNDMVFKLAPDQIGKGGQLQEWLDDVDMESDKYEHRHMSPLYGLFPGYEITSDRTALFAAAHKLTEMRGFFGEGMGWALAWRLNLWARLQDAGNCWKLVNSLISTKTEQNLFDKPHIQLDGNFGGTSGITEMLLQSHAGAVHLLPALPEKWSEGALSGLCAQGGFEITGLEWKNSRITTLKIRSTLGGNLRLQVPNEIAVPALSPIKPAGGVNPNPLFAPIKMPEALIAPGSPIQKLELKKTWMYDLSTQKGQVYEIKFV; this is translated from the coding sequence ATGAAAAAACATTCACGCAGATCCATCATCAAATCAGGCACTTTAGCCGCTTTTAGTTTTAGTCCCCTAATAAGCAATTTGAATAAAGCTTTTGGCAACTCAACGTTGTTACGTGCAGAAGACCCGGTTGAAGACCTGGAATTATGGTACCAGAAGCCGGCAGAAAAATGGCTGGAAGCCCTGCCGGTTGGCAATGGTAAATTAGGCGGTATGGTGTTTGGCGGCCCCGTTCAGGAACGGATCAGTATAAGTGAAGATACGCTTTGGACAGGAGGCCCATACCAGCCCGCAGTAGAAGTGGCGCCTGAAACACTGGCCAGCATCAGAAAGCTTTCTTTTGAAGGAAAGTTCGCCGAAGCACAGGAACTGGTAAAGCAATTGCAGGGAAAACCGCACCGGCAGGCAGCCTATCAAACAGTAGGCGAAGTGCAGCTCAACTTTTCAGATATCACCGAAACGAGTGATTACCGGCGCAGTCTGAACCTGCAAAATGGCGTTGCAGGGGTGCAGTTTACAGCTAATGGCACTTTTTATAAACATAAAACATTTGCCAGCTATCCCGATCATGTTATTGTAACCCGCATTACTGCCGGCAAACCAATACATCTCACCATCACCTGCACGTCGCTGCACCCCGATAAAAAGCTGACTATAGCCGGCAATAACACCCTTATTATGGATGGCAAAAACGGCGACCTGGTAGTGGAAGGCGACGGTACCATTCCTGCTGCATTAACCTGGCAATGCCGGGTGCTGGTGCAGATAAGAGGAGGCGTACAAACGGCGGTTGACAATGGTATCCAGGTTATCGGGGCCGATGAAGTACTTATTCTTACAACAGCTGCTACCAGCTATGTCAGGTATAATGATGTCAGCGGCAAACCAGACCAGCTATGCGCTGCCGTTATCAAAAAATGCATTGCCAAGTCCTATGATATATTGTTCGAAGCACACCTGAAAGATTACCAGCCACTCTTTAACAAAGTAAAACTTAAGTTAACCAATCTGGCTCCGTCCAATTTGCCTACCACTGAAAGAATAAAGAATTTTGCCACGGGCAATGATCCTTCCCTGGCAGCGCTCTATTTTCAATATGGCCGGTACCTGTTGCTTACTTCCTCGCGGCCTGGTTCACAACCTGCCAATCTGCAGGGACGGTGGAACGATAGTTTATCCGCCTCGTGGGGTGGCAAATACACCGTGAACATCAATACAGAAATGAATTACTGGCCGGCACAGAAAACCAACCTGGCGTCCTGTGAACTGCCATTGCTGGAGTTGGTGAAAGACCTTGCCATCACGGGTCAGATAACGGCTCAAAAAACTTACCATGCGCGTGGCTGGGTTTGCCATCACAATACGGACCTGTGGCGTTCTACCGCACCCATTGATTCTGCTTTCTTTGGACAATGGCCAACAGGCGGGGCCTGGTTGTGTAACCACCTGTACCAGCATTACCTGTACAGCGGTGATACGGCTTATTTACAGGAACTGTATCCGCTGATGAAAGGTTCGGCCCGGTTCTTTTTCGATACCCTGGTACAGGAGCCCAAACATGGCTGGTATGTTACCAGTCCGTCGATGTCGCCGGAAAACGGACGCGCCAAAGGCGTTTCCAATTCACCTGGCCCCACCATGGATATGCAGATCCTGAGAGAATTGTTTACGCATTGTGCAACGGCAGCAGCTGTGCTGAAAAAAGATGCAGACTTTCAGAAAGCATGCAACGACATGGTATTTAAACTGGCGCCCGATCAGATCGGCAAAGGCGGACAGTTGCAGGAATGGCTGGATGATGTGGATATGGAAAGCGACAAATACGAACACCGGCATATGTCGCCCTTATATGGTTTATTCCCCGGTTATGAAATTACGTCCGACAGAACAGCCTTGTTTGCCGCAGCGCACAAACTAACGGAAATGCGTGGCTTTTTTGGCGAAGGTATGGGCTGGGCGCTGGCCTGGCGGTTGAATCTTTGGGCCCGTTTACAGGATGCAGGCAATTGCTGGAAACTGGTGAACAGTTTGATCAGTACAAAAACAGAACAGAATTTATTCGACAAACCGCATATTCAACTGGATGGAAATTTTGGCGGCACATCGGGCATAACCGAAATGCTGTTACAAAGCCATGCCGGTGCTGTTCATTTATTGCCGGCATTACCCGAAAAATGGAGTGAAGGCGCGCTGAGCGGTCTTTGCGCGCAAGGTGGTTTTGAAATTACCGGTCTTGAATGGAAGAACAGCCGCATCACGACATTAAAGATCCGGTCAACGCTGGGTGGCAATCTTCGATTGCAGGTACCTAATGAAATAGCTGTACCGGCATTATCGCCCATAAAACCTGCTGGCGGTGTGAACCCCAATCCGTTGTTTGCACCTATTAAAATGCCGGAAGCGTTAATAGCACCTGGTTCACCCATACAGAAACTGGAATTGAAGAAAACATGGATGTATGACTTGTCTACACAGAAGGGTCAGGTGTATGAGATCAAATTTGTATAA
- a CDS encoding dihydrofolate reductase family protein: MVTTQFKITIHMVSSLDGIIAKRDNSVSWFETNDHYEQGIELTEQQTNDFLKTIDCYVMGARTFEHALELSGTYGWAYGDVPTIVVTHRQLPVERPNIELYSGDLEILVNERLKPKYNNVWLVGGAMLAKRFIRLQLADELRLSVMPIVLGAGTPFFDHSGYEQALHLKAVTAYKSGMVELWYEIKKG, from the coding sequence ATGGTGACAACTCAGTTTAAAATAACCATTCATATGGTGTCGAGCCTCGATGGCATTATTGCTAAAAGAGACAATAGTGTTTCGTGGTTTGAAACCAACGACCACTACGAGCAGGGGATTGAACTGACCGAACAGCAAACCAATGACTTTCTTAAAACAATAGATTGCTATGTAATGGGCGCCCGAACATTCGAGCATGCCCTGGAATTGTCAGGGACCTATGGGTGGGCGTATGGCGATGTGCCAACCATTGTAGTAACGCACAGACAGTTGCCAGTTGAAAGACCCAATATTGAATTGTATTCCGGCGATCTGGAAATATTGGTCAATGAACGGCTAAAGCCGAAGTATAACAATGTGTGGCTGGTGGGCGGGGCTATGCTGGCCAAGAGGTTTATCCGGTTACAATTAGCCGACGAGCTCAGGTTGTCGGTAATGCCCATTGTGTTGGGCGCAGGTACTCCTTTTTTCGATCATTCAGGATACGAGCAGGCGCTGCACCTGAAAGCCGTAACAGCTTATAAAAGCGGAATGGTGGAACTATGGTATGAGATAAAGAAAGGATAG
- a CDS encoding SMI1/KNR4 family protein translates to MTLFEPQLQRIKDKLTKANSADADRKVFDAGTHQYRLNAPATEEQVLAFEQKHSIQLPECFRSFLLAIGNGGTGYQGSGAGPGYGIFTLGYNVAEDNFLRYDCILDPAMPEDEWQSLTEFEHGETNLSKEEYRLAAGKLFGGTLRLGTQGCTYYHALVLNGPHKGRVVNLDYNYMVPPIFTPNTSNFLDYYEGWLDAVIDRTLKAPQAPEYGY, encoded by the coding sequence ATGACGCTTTTTGAACCGCAATTACAAAGGATTAAAGATAAGTTGACGAAAGCCAACAGCGCTGATGCAGACCGCAAAGTCTTCGACGCCGGAACCCATCAATACCGGTTGAACGCACCGGCTACAGAAGAACAGGTATTGGCATTTGAGCAAAAGCATTCCATTCAATTGCCGGAATGCTTCCGATCTTTTTTACTGGCGATCGGGAATGGAGGAACTGGTTACCAAGGCTCGGGTGCAGGGCCTGGCTATGGAATTTTCACATTGGGATATAATGTAGCTGAAGATAACTTCCTTCGGTATGATTGCATCCTCGATCCTGCAATGCCCGAAGATGAGTGGCAGTCGTTAACGGAGTTTGAGCATGGAGAGACCAATCTTTCAAAGGAAGAATACCGGTTGGCAGCCGGTAAATTATTCGGTGGCACTTTACGGCTGGGCACGCAGGGCTGTACATATTATCATGCACTTGTTCTTAACGGACCGCATAAAGGACGCGTAGTGAACCTGGATTATAATTATATGGTACCCCCCATTTTCACCCCAAACACCAGCAATTTCCTGGATTATTATGAAGGATGGCTCGATGCGGTTATTGATAGAACACTCAAAGCCCCCCAGGCGCCTGAATATGGATATTAA
- a CDS encoding fibronectin type III domain-containing protein produces MNRALRIVQLNVLLLLLQVTLHAQVYPVQVVPQLLPPYTLNFSDYYQGTQEKLVVLLTNTDLTKPALQVRLKMSIQGQSAKFRSRDGVYYPPITLDGGAPQRITLSDLAPYFNLDNLDIEGVTRSQFQQNQKLPEGFYQFCFEAYEYNTNRLVGRSNCAMAWISLQDPPLLNLPVKGESIAYKDPANIIFQWTPRNMGSPTSAFNTEYEFTLVELWDNGIAPEAAFGTTQPLYRTTTQATTLLYGPSEPLLIPGKRYGWRIRAQASDGSQNTDAYRNNGYSEIYWFTYQRDCPMPFNVQSEVSGGRATITWNASIQQTRFTIDYREKGQTDNQWYTVNSSTNRVMLYDLKQDKQYEYRVGAFCDAASGAFPANGAVYSDIKSFTIDGSSAGEGGGCNILQPDLQVANRNPIQSLLSGEIITAGDFPVKLITVQGQGNFSGTGYITIPFIGKVAVKVRFSGITVNTDKQLIGGVIETTYDKEEKQLVDVNDLTGDPASVAILRDLKDHIPNPDTAPPDDLIQFADKLSEVSTSTIDNALALTPAEKTQLKQNIADMNAAKDVLEDSSSTPEQKADAEQKLREAVKEAAPIVQKLGETVGKGLQSVVSNWFSNIRDFFKGYGGSESDKKQAKQWHTTTDSLVNVLMKAKNVPDSLLASLDKVSKAAAPAWLALENATACNSADNTQQSKGPYFDEVINDYSCYVALGNAQYDVIDQAYAAAQNNLFNSENDLVITALIVPATLTDAIIFTPDGREFRIKGTISNYTIDVNGALSSFTYNKVDYTSAYTIDRKTNTRLGFAGYIDKAKAKEMADKDGFFSFATAKTNGNTLDIDKEWTLQEKNADKVKMVRRYFAEYGKEGAKLLTNDSPELRKEIEDLILQLPDKVFTVEKDPNYVQFFDLVKFRDFLKQQLTTVESALKRIQVLIDAYQKAKGSRTAEQLQMITDGGNPENQGGVPDPILEARCNITKELEQWKVALVDHTSQIPALGIFEKLTQKQRLDLLQIMYESPMLTTSGWGVSGPGCFWTNFGEETVIALLKYAPNADKAAIIGYFNGNKKILPHFYNHIDNKSIIPDDHNFDNFIREVIIANSVYLAAQRTKPSSDAPTVVWRYDNSVDLIKGITFNDEGKMMFNYATYDLTPASIILPIMCGPMGTMAGFSVKQSTAIDPLATVNLVIPEPDDKYWPDLKDVEKFPYTLQVPAISAAWMMNKTTNDKIQMGVDIALIALSAGEYAAAKGTLQYIWISAKIAVPLANELMKTSQGRELIKKMYGVYDSGISQEEKDARIRKAESFINTYNFWTNMVNLGAMGEGMYSAYKNLRGSAQELKAANGAADEIGLQKQIEKDLDHFDDGMPDELKLGKLGSALAGEAEMLETLKNYKTILGKFQTMDDATKLKFMEDFTNASEDVLKALDSQGAELLESWKNFRKKNPTANLQCN; encoded by the coding sequence ATGAACCGTGCCCTACGTATAGTACAACTGAATGTATTGCTGTTGTTGCTGCAGGTAACGCTGCATGCACAGGTGTATCCAGTGCAGGTGGTGCCACAACTGTTGCCACCCTATACACTCAATTTTAGTGATTACTACCAGGGTACACAGGAGAAGCTGGTAGTGCTTCTTACCAATACCGATCTTACCAAGCCCGCCTTACAGGTGCGGCTTAAAATGAGCATCCAGGGACAGAGCGCCAAATTCAGAAGCCGGGATGGCGTTTACTATCCGCCCATTACACTCGATGGCGGCGCACCGCAGCGCATAACCCTGAGCGATCTGGCGCCTTATTTCAATCTCGACAACCTGGATATCGAGGGCGTTACCCGCAGCCAGTTTCAACAGAACCAGAAATTGCCCGAAGGATTTTACCAGTTCTGTTTCGAGGCTTATGAATACAATACCAACAGGCTGGTGGGCCGCAGCAATTGCGCCATGGCCTGGATCTCCTTACAGGACCCTCCCTTATTGAACCTTCCGGTAAAGGGAGAAAGCATAGCCTATAAAGACCCTGCCAATATTATTTTTCAATGGACGCCCCGCAACATGGGCAGTCCAACTTCAGCATTTAATACCGAATATGAATTTACGTTAGTGGAACTATGGGACAACGGCATAGCGCCTGAAGCTGCTTTCGGCACCACGCAGCCGCTGTACCGTACAACTACCCAGGCCACAACTTTATTATATGGTCCTTCAGAACCATTGCTTATCCCCGGCAAGCGCTATGGCTGGCGCATCAGGGCCCAGGCATCTGATGGCAGCCAGAACACCGATGCTTACCGCAATAACGGCTACAGCGAAATTTACTGGTTTACCTACCAGCGAGATTGTCCCATGCCGTTTAATGTACAAAGCGAGGTGAGCGGCGGCCGGGCAACCATTACCTGGAACGCTTCCATCCAGCAAACGCGCTTTACAATAGACTACCGGGAAAAAGGGCAAACCGATAACCAATGGTATACGGTAAACAGCAGCACCAACCGGGTAATGTTGTACGATCTTAAACAGGATAAACAATACGAATACCGCGTTGGCGCCTTTTGCGATGCCGCCAGTGGCGCCTTCCCGGCCAACGGCGCGGTATACAGCGATATAAAGTCTTTTACCATCGATGGCAGCAGCGCCGGTGAAGGGGGAGGTTGTAATATCCTGCAGCCCGATCTGCAGGTGGCCAACCGCAATCCTATTCAAAGCCTGCTGAGCGGCGAAATCATCACCGCCGGTGATTTCCCGGTAAAACTGATTACGGTACAGGGGCAGGGCAACTTTAGCGGAACCGGGTATATCACCATTCCGTTCATAGGTAAAGTGGCGGTTAAGGTACGTTTCAGTGGCATTACGGTTAATACAGATAAACAGTTGATCGGCGGGGTGATTGAAACGACTTATGATAAAGAAGAAAAACAACTGGTTGATGTAAATGATCTCACTGGTGATCCTGCCAGCGTAGCCATTCTCAGAGACCTGAAAGATCATATCCCCAACCCCGATACCGCACCGCCGGATGATCTTATTCAGTTTGCAGATAAGTTATCGGAAGTTTCAACCAGCACCATCGACAATGCACTGGCGCTTACACCCGCCGAAAAAACGCAGTTGAAGCAGAATATTGCAGATATGAATGCTGCCAAAGATGTGTTGGAAGATAGTAGCTCCACGCCTGAACAAAAGGCCGATGCAGAACAGAAGTTGCGCGAAGCTGTAAAAGAAGCGGCGCCAATTGTTCAGAAACTGGGAGAAACAGTGGGCAAAGGGTTGCAATCAGTAGTAAGCAACTGGTTCAGTAATATACGCGACTTCTTCAAAGGTTATGGCGGAAGTGAATCAGATAAAAAGCAGGCAAAGCAATGGCATACGACCACCGATAGCCTGGTAAATGTACTGATGAAAGCCAAAAATGTGCCCGACAGTTTGCTGGCTTCATTAGATAAAGTGAGCAAGGCCGCTGCGCCGGCCTGGCTTGCATTGGAAAATGCCACCGCCTGTAACAGCGCCGACAATACGCAGCAGTCAAAGGGACCTTATTTCGACGAAGTGATAAATGATTACAGTTGTTATGTGGCGTTGGGTAATGCCCAATACGATGTAATTGACCAGGCGTACGCAGCCGCCCAAAATAACCTGTTCAATAGCGAGAATGACCTGGTGATCACTGCGCTGATCGTTCCAGCGACGCTGACCGATGCTATTATATTCACGCCCGATGGAAGGGAGTTCAGGATCAAAGGCACCATCAGCAATTACACCATCGATGTAAACGGCGCCCTGTCATCATTTACTTATAATAAAGTAGACTATACAAGCGCTTATACCATCGACAGGAAGACAAATACCCGTCTTGGTTTTGCCGGTTATATAGATAAGGCAAAAGCAAAAGAGATGGCAGACAAAGACGGGTTCTTCAGCTTTGCCACTGCGAAAACCAACGGAAATACATTGGATATTGATAAGGAATGGACGTTACAGGAGAAGAATGCCGACAAGGTGAAGATGGTCCGGCGTTACTTCGCTGAGTATGGGAAGGAAGGCGCCAAATTGTTGACCAATGATTCGCCTGAATTAAGAAAAGAGATCGAAGATTTGATACTACAATTGCCGGATAAGGTGTTTACAGTTGAAAAAGACCCGAACTATGTGCAATTCTTCGACCTGGTAAAGTTCAGGGATTTCCTGAAGCAGCAACTCACTACGGTTGAAAGCGCTTTAAAGCGTATCCAGGTGCTGATAGATGCCTATCAAAAAGCTAAAGGCAGCAGAACGGCGGAGCAATTGCAAATGATCACTGACGGCGGTAATCCTGAAAACCAGGGTGGTGTTCCTGATCCTATCCTGGAGGCCAGATGTAATATCACCAAAGAGCTGGAACAATGGAAGGTAGCGTTGGTTGACCATACCAGTCAGATCCCGGCATTGGGTATTTTTGAGAAGCTTACCCAAAAGCAGCGTCTCGACCTGTTGCAGATCATGTATGAGTCGCCTATGCTTACAACGTCAGGATGGGGTGTTAGCGGGCCAGGCTGCTTCTGGACAAATTTTGGTGAAGAGACAGTGATCGCCCTGTTGAAATATGCGCCTAATGCTGATAAGGCGGCTATTATCGGGTATTTCAATGGAAACAAAAAGATCCTGCCACATTTTTACAATCATATAGACAATAAAAGCATTATACCTGATGATCATAACTTCGATAATTTCATCAGGGAGGTCATTATTGCCAACTCGGTTTACCTGGCAGCCCAGCGCACAAAACCCAGTTCGGATGCACCTACTGTTGTATGGCGTTATGACAACTCTGTAGATCTTATTAAAGGTATCACCTTTAACGATGAGGGAAAGATGATGTTCAATTACGCGACGTATGACCTGACTCCGGCAAGTATCATCCTCCCCATCATGTGTGGGCCAATGGGCACGATGGCAGGATTTTCCGTTAAACAAAGCACAGCGATCGATCCCCTGGCAACAGTGAACCTGGTGATCCCTGAACCAGACGATAAATACTGGCCAGACCTGAAGGACGTAGAGAAATTCCCCTATACCTTACAGGTACCAGCCATCTCCGCCGCCTGGATGATGAATAAGACCACTAACGATAAGATCCAGATGGGCGTTGATATTGCACTGATCGCATTGAGTGCCGGTGAATATGCGGCAGCCAAGGGAACACTGCAGTATATCTGGATAAGCGCCAAAATTGCTGTTCCACTGGCGAATGAGTTAATGAAAACATCTCAGGGCAGGGAGCTTATTAAAAAAATGTATGGAGTATACGACAGCGGCATCAGCCAGGAGGAAAAAGACGCACGGATCAGGAAAGCGGAAAGCTTTATCAATACTTATAACTTCTGGACCAACATGGTAAACCTCGGCGCAATGGGCGAGGGCATGTACAGTGCGTATAAAAATTTGCGGGGTTCAGCACAGGAGCTGAAAGCGGCAAATGGTGCAGCAGATGAGATTGGTCTCCAAAAGCAAATAGAAAAAGACCTCGATCATTTTGATGATGGCATGCCCGATGAATTAAAGCTGGGAAAGTTAGGTAGTGCTTTGGCCGGAGAAGCTGAAATGCTTGAAACTCTTAAAAATTACAAAACGATCCTGGGTAAATTCCAGACGATGGATGACGCGACCAAATTAAAGTTCATGGAAGATTTTACGAATGCCAGTGAGGATGTGCTGAAAGCCCTGGATAGTCAGGGGGCTGAATTGCTGGAAAGCTGGAAGAACTTCCGCAAAAAAAATCCAACCGCAAATCTTCAATGCAACTAA